The Bacillus xiapuensis genome window below encodes:
- the rnmV gene encoding ribonuclease M5 encodes MKIKEIIVVEGKDDTVAIKRAVEADTIETNGSAVNMATIEKIKLAQETRGVIIFTDPDFPGEKIRKFISEHVPDCKHAFLPKQQALHKRGRGVGVEHASDQAIRLALQHAQFMESEAVEQITKEDLVDAGLIGGHQAKERRQMLGEKLRIGYTNGKQLHKRLLMFRITKEQFAEALAAVLQEESK; translated from the coding sequence ATGAAGATTAAAGAAATTATCGTAGTGGAAGGCAAGGATGATACCGTAGCCATCAAAAGGGCGGTCGAAGCCGATACGATTGAGACCAACGGCTCGGCTGTTAATATGGCAACAATCGAAAAAATTAAGCTGGCGCAGGAAACGAGAGGCGTGATTATCTTCACAGATCCAGACTTTCCAGGCGAGAAAATCAGAAAATTCATTTCGGAACACGTGCCGGATTGCAAGCATGCCTTTTTGCCGAAGCAGCAAGCCTTGCATAAACGGGGCAGAGGCGTCGGCGTTGAACATGCATCCGATCAAGCGATTCGTCTGGCTTTGCAGCATGCTCAGTTCATGGAGAGCGAAGCAGTTGAGCAAATTACGAAGGAAGATTTAGTGGACGCTGGATTAATTGGCGGCCATCAAGCGAAAGAGCGGCGTCAAATGCTTGGCGAAAAGCTGCGAATTGGCTATACTAACGGCAAACAGCTGCACAAACGGCTGCTGATGTTTCGCATTACGAAAGAGCAATTTGCTGAAGCATTAGCGGCCGTGTTACAGGAGGAAAGTAAATGA
- the veg gene encoding biofilm formation stimulator Veg — translation MPKTLADIKRSLDSNLGKRLLLKANGGRRKTIERSGVLAETYQAVFVVELDQDENAFERVSYSYADVLTETVELTFEDAAGNAV, via the coding sequence ATGCCAAAAACATTAGCCGACATTAAAAGATCTCTTGATTCTAATTTAGGGAAAAGACTGTTGCTAAAAGCAAACGGAGGACGCCGAAAGACCATTGAACGCTCCGGTGTATTAGCTGAAACCTATCAGGCAGTTTTTGTCGTTGAATTGGATCAGGATGAGAACGCGTTCGAAAGAGTTTCTTATAGTTATGCGGATGTACTTACAGAGACAGTGGAATTAACCTTTGAAGATGCAGCAGGAAATGCAGTCTAA
- the yabG gene encoding sporulation peptidase YabG — protein MIDLAIRINSIVSRPSYGNDMLFRVTDIQETGEGKQAILYGEDYRLIADAPLSDLIEVDSDQHKRISRDTRRREEQSLHLFRQELELIKERQEYRATSCYRVENDVFQIPGRVLHMDGDPNYLKKCLSAYETIGLPVYGIHCHETEMPDKVSNLIDQYRPDILVITGHDSYSKAKGNKSDIEAYRHSKYFAQAVRTARKKIPHLDQLVIFSGACQSHFESMIRAGANFASSPFRVNIHALDPVYISAKIGFTPFNELINVREVLRNTLTGDKGLGGIETRGLLRLGMPFHHSEEE, from the coding sequence ATGATTGATTTGGCCATTCGTATTAATTCTATTGTCAGCCGTCCTTCATACGGAAATGATATGTTGTTTCGGGTAACGGATATTCAGGAGACGGGGGAAGGAAAGCAAGCTATCCTATATGGAGAAGACTATCGCTTAATTGCCGATGCGCCGCTATCCGACTTAATTGAGGTGGATTCGGATCAGCATAAGCGGATCAGCCGGGACACGAGACGCCGCGAAGAACAGTCGCTGCATTTATTTCGCCAGGAGCTGGAGCTGATTAAAGAGAGACAGGAATATCGGGCGACCAGCTGCTACCGGGTTGAGAATGACGTCTTCCAAATTCCCGGGAGAGTGCTGCATATGGATGGTGACCCCAATTACTTAAAGAAATGTCTTTCGGCTTATGAAACGATTGGTCTCCCGGTTTATGGCATCCATTGTCATGAGACCGAAATGCCTGATAAGGTTTCGAATCTAATTGATCAATACCGGCCGGATATCTTAGTGATTACCGGCCATGATTCCTACTCTAAAGCGAAAGGAAACAAGTCTGATATTGAAGCATACCGCCATTCCAAGTACTTTGCACAAGCCGTTAGAACCGCCCGGAAGAAAATCCCTCATTTAGATCAGCTCGTTATTTTTTCAGGTGCATGTCAGTCCCATTTTGAATCGATGATCCGGGCGGGGGCCAATTTTGCCAGCTCTCCCTTTCGAGTAAATATTCACGCCCTAGATCCCGTGTATATCTCGGCGAAAATCGGTTTTACTCCTTTCAACGAGCTGATTAATGTAAGGGAAGTTCTTCGCAATACATTAACCGGTGACAAAGGATTGGGCGGCATTGAAACAAGAGGGCTGCTGCGCCTGGGGATGCCGTTTCACCATTCGGAGGAAGAGTGA
- the rsmA gene encoding 16S rRNA (adenine(1518)-N(6)/adenine(1519)-N(6))-dimethyltransferase RsmA, giving the protein MKDIATPTRTKEILQKYGFSFKKSLGQNFLIDPNILHRITETADLTKETGVIEIGPGIGALTEHLARSAGKVIAFEIDQRLLPILADTLSPYPQVKIIHEDVLKADVARIAEEEFADRKDIMVVANLPYYVTTPIIMKLLEDAIPIKGIVVMLQKEVADRLSAQPGSKSYGSLSIAVQYYTKAETAFIVPKTVFMPQPNVDSAVIKLIRREKPPVDVLNESFFFTVTRVSFAQRRKTILNNLTHQLPQGKAGKEQIVQALEQAGIDPSRRGESLSLEEFAALSNALYTAFH; this is encoded by the coding sequence ATGAAGGATATCGCCACTCCTACGCGCACGAAAGAAATTTTGCAGAAATACGGTTTTTCTTTCAAAAAGAGCTTAGGACAAAACTTTTTAATTGATCCGAACATTTTGCACCGCATTACAGAAACAGCAGATTTAACGAAAGAAACGGGAGTTATAGAGATCGGCCCGGGAATTGGAGCGCTGACGGAGCATTTGGCGAGAAGCGCCGGCAAAGTCATTGCTTTCGAAATCGATCAGCGCCTGCTGCCGATTTTAGCTGATACGCTTTCGCCTTATCCGCAGGTGAAAATTATTCATGAAGATGTGCTGAAAGCGGATGTAGCCCGCATCGCGGAAGAGGAATTTGCCGATAGAAAAGATATCATGGTCGTGGCTAATTTGCCTTATTATGTTACGACGCCTATCATTATGAAGTTGCTGGAGGATGCTATTCCAATCAAAGGCATCGTCGTGATGCTGCAGAAAGAGGTGGCTGACCGTCTGTCAGCACAGCCGGGCTCAAAATCTTACGGCTCCTTATCAATTGCTGTTCAGTACTATACGAAGGCTGAGACGGCTTTTATTGTGCCTAAGACAGTATTTATGCCCCAGCCGAACGTAGATTCAGCTGTGATCAAGCTTATAAGAAGAGAGAAGCCGCCAGTCGACGTCCTCAATGAGAGCTTTTTCTTTACTGTTACGCGCGTGTCTTTCGCTCAGCGCCGAAAGACCATCCTTAATAACCTGACTCATCAGCTTCCGCAGGGCAAAGCCGGGAAGGAACAAATCGTACAAGCGCTAGAGCAAGCTGGCATTGATCCTTCAAGAAGAGGAGAGTCATTGTCGCTTGAAGAATTTGCTGCGCTCTCCAACGCCTTATATACAGCCTTTCATTAA
- a CDS encoding small, acid-soluble spore protein, alpha/beta type, with product MGRRRGIMSDQLKEELAKELGFYDTVQREGWGGITTRDAGNMVKRAIELAENQLANKR from the coding sequence ATGGGCAGAAGACGAGGAATCATGTCTGACCAATTGAAAGAAGAGCTTGCGAAAGAGTTAGGGTTTTATGATACGGTTCAACGAGAAGGATGGGGTGGAATTACGACCCGTGACGCCGGAAACATGGTCAAGAGAGCAATTGAACTAGCAGAAAACCAGCTTGCTAACAAACGCTAG